The following are encoded in a window of Mycobacterium vicinigordonae genomic DNA:
- a CDS encoding PPE family protein — protein sequence MNFVVLPPEINSLRLFSGAGSAPMLAAAAAWSGLAEELGSAADSFVAVASGLAGGAGSAWQGAAAEAMRAAALPYAGWLSAASARAAGAAVSAQAVAGAFEAALSATVHPLVVAANRDAFVQLVVSNVLGQNAPAIAAAESVYEQFWAADVAAMVGYHGGASAAAAALSSWQEALSGINLGLGNIGSLNVGSGNIGNSNLGSGNIGSSNLGSGNIGSSNLGSGNRGNTNLGSGNSGNFNVGSGNFGGQNLGSGNIGNTNLGSGNIGNTNVGGGNIGNTNFGSGNTGNSNLGSGNAGSNNIGFGNTGTGNVGFGNSGNNNFGFGLTGDNQVGFGALNTGTGNIGLFNSGNNNIGFFNSGDGNVGLFNSGVGNTGFGNAGSVNTGFWNGGSTNTGAANAGAGNFGFFDSGNFNAGSFNSGDSNTSFGNAGDVNTGFLNAGDVNSGFGNAGDVNTGLVNAGNTNTGAFNAGGLNTGFFSAATQGGPNSGFFNAGTGNSGFGHLDSTSSGNSGLQNSGIGNSGYVNTSTVTAPGGNSGILNTGYFNAGVYNASNRNAGFFIAGYLTSGIFNSGIGSSGILVAGNAQSGVLKGLF from the coding sequence ATGAATTTCGTGGTGTTGCCGCCGGAGATCAATTCGTTGCGGCTGTTTTCTGGTGCGGGGTCGGCGCCGATGTTGGCGGCGGCGGCGGCGTGGTCGGGGTTGGCTGAGGAGTTGGGGTCGGCGGCGGATTCGTTTGTGGCGGTGGCGTCGGGTTTGGCGGGGGGTGCTGGCAGTGCGTGGCAGGGTGCGGCGGCTGAGGCGATGAGGGCTGCGGCGTTGCCGTATGCGGGGTGGTTGTCGGCGGCGTCGGCGCGGGCGGCGGGGGCGGCGGTGTCGGCGCAGGCGGTGGCGGGTGCGTTTGAGGCGGCGTTGTCGGCGACGGTGCATCCGTTGGTGGTGGCGGCGAATCGGGATGCGTTTGTGCAGTTGGTGGTCTCGAATGTGTTGGGTCAGAATGCGCCGGCGATTGCGGCTGCTGAGAGTGTGTATGAGCAGTTCTGGGCTGCTGATGTGGCGGCGATGGTGGGGTATCACGGTGGGGCGTCGGCGGCGGCTGCGGCGTTGTCGTCCTGGCAGGAGGCCTTGTCAGGTATCAACCTCGGACTCGGAAACATCGGTTCGCTCAACGTCGGCAGCGGCAATATCGGCAACAGCAACCTGGGCAGCGGCAATATCGGCAGCAGCAACCTGGGCAGCGGCAACATCGGGAGCAGCAACCTAGGCAGCGGCAATCGGGGTAATACCAACCTGGGCAGCGGCAATAGCGGCAATTTCAACGTCGGCAGCGGCAACTTCGGCGGCCAAAACCTGGGCAGCGGCAACATCGGCAACACGAATCTCGGCAGCGGCAACATCGGCAACACCAACGTCGGCGGCGGCAATATCGGCAACACCAATTTCGGTAGTGGCAATACCGGTAACAGCAACCTGGGCAGCGGCAACGCCGGCAGTAACAACATCGGCTTCGGTAACACCGGCACCGGCAACGTTGGCTTCGGGAACTCCGGCAACAACAACTTCGGCTTTGGGCTTACGGGCGACAACCAGGTCGGGTTCGGCGCGTTGAACACTGGGACCGGCAACATCGGGTTATTCAACTCGGGTAACAACAACATCGGGTTCTTCAACTCCGGCGACGGCAACGTCGGCTTGTTCAACTCCGGCGTCGGAAACACCGGCTTCGGCAACGCGGGCAGCGTCAACACCGGATTCTGGAATGGCGGCAGCACGAACACCGGTGCGGCCAACGCGGGTGCTGGCAATTTCGGCTTTTTCGACTCGGGCAACTTCAATGCGGGCAGCTTTAACTCCGGCGATTCCAACACCAGCTTCGGTAACGCCGGTGACGTGAACACCGGTTTCCTCAATGCCGGTGATGTCAATTCCGGCTTCGGTAACGCGGGCGATGTCAACACCGGTCTGGTCAATGCCGGCAACACCAACACCGGCGCGTTCAACGCTGGCGGCTTGAACACCGGGTTCTTTAGTGCGGCAACGCAAGGTGGGCCAAACTCGGGCTTCTTCAATGCTGGGACGGGCAATTCGGGCTTCGGTCATCTTGATTCGACGAGCTCCGGCAACTCCGGCTTGCAGAATTCTGGGATCGGCAACTCTGGCTACGTCAATACCAGCACGGTGACCGCCCCCGGCGGCAACTCGGGCATTCTCAACACCGGATACTTCAACGCCGGTGTCTACAATGCCTCGAACCGCAACGCGGGCTTCTTTATCGCGGGATATCTGACGTCGGGAATCTTCAACTCCGGGATCGGCAGCTCCGGCATCCTCGTTGCGGGCAACGCGCAGTCGGGAGTCCTCAAGGGCTTGTTCTAG
- a CDS encoding PPE family protein, with the protein MNFVVLPPEINSLRLFSGAGSAPMLAAAAAWSGLAEELGSAADSFVAVASGLAGGAGSAWQGAAAEAMRAAALPYAGWLSAASARAAGAAVSAQAVAGAFEAALSATVHPLVVAANRDAFVQLVVSNVLGQNAPAIAAAESVYEQFWAADVAAMVGYHGGASAAAAALSSWQEALTGLQGLPGALGAQLANAAAAPAAAAAGLSDLVLNFGSGNIGSLNIGSGNIGDLNFLGSGNIGSWNLGSGNIGSFNLSSGNIGTGNFGIGNTGDFNLGSGNFGSGNLGSGNIGSLNLGSGNFGTINIGSGNIGDLSLGSGNIGGFTLGSGNNGGNNIGFGNLGSGNIGFGNSGNNNIGFGLTGDNQRGFGALNTGTGNFGLFNSGNNNIGFFNSGDGNVGFFNSGNGNTGFGNAGNFNTGFWHAGNSNTGIGSAGNSNFGLGDGGSYNSGSFNAGWSNTGFGNAGAGNTGFLNAGNSNTGVFNGGSYNTGLFNGGDINTGGFNGGNLNTGFLSAVSQPVANSGFGNVGTNNSGWGHSDPNGSYNSGYNNFGIGNSGFSNSGPALLAGYNSGFGNIGTNNAGFSNNGNFSAGYSNTGNNTSGISNSGNDSSGGFNTGSGLSGFFR; encoded by the coding sequence ATGAATTTCGTGGTGTTGCCGCCGGAGATCAATTCGTTGCGGCTGTTTTCTGGTGCGGGGTCGGCGCCGATGTTGGCGGCGGCGGCGGCGTGGTCGGGGTTGGCTGAGGAGTTGGGGTCGGCGGCGGATTCGTTTGTGGCGGTGGCGTCGGGTTTGGCGGGGGGTGCTGGCAGTGCGTGGCAGGGTGCGGCGGCTGAGGCGATGAGGGCTGCGGCGTTGCCGTATGCGGGGTGGTTGTCGGCGGCGTCGGCGCGGGCGGCGGGGGCGGCGGTGTCGGCGCAGGCGGTGGCGGGTGCGTTTGAGGCGGCGTTGTCGGCGACGGTGCATCCGTTGGTGGTGGCGGCGAATCGGGATGCGTTTGTGCAGTTGGTGGTCTCGAATGTGTTGGGTCAGAATGCGCCGGCGATTGCGGCTGCTGAGAGTGTGTATGAGCAGTTCTGGGCTGCTGATGTGGCGGCGATGGTGGGGTATCACGGTGGGGCGTCGGCGGCGGCTGCGGCGTTGTCGTCCTGGCAGGAGGCTTTGACAGGCCTGCAAGGTCTGCCGGGAGCGCTAGGCGCTCAGCTCGCAAACGCCGCGGCCGCCCCGGCCGCGGCGGCCGCGGGGCTCAGCGACCTCGTCCTGAACTTCGGCTCGGGCAATATCGGCTCCCTCAATATCGGCAGCGGCAACATCGGGGATCTCAATTTCCTGGGCAGCGGCAATATCGGCAGCTGGAACCTGGGCAGCGGCAACATCGGCAGCTTCAACCTAAGCAGCGGAAACATTGGGACCGGCAACTTCGGAATCGGCAACACCGGCGACTTCAACCTGGGCAGCGGCAACTTCGGCTCCGGAAACCTGGGTAGCGGCAACATCGGCAGCCTCAACCTGGGCAGCGGCAACTTCGGCACTATCAACATCGGCAGCGGAAACATCGGTGATCTGTCCTTGGGCAGCGGGAACATCGGCGGCTTCACCCTGGGCAGCGGTAACAACGGTGGTAACAACATCGGCTTCGGCAATTTGGGGTCCGGCAACATCGGTTTCGGGAACTCCGGCAACAACAACATCGGATTCGGGCTCACCGGCGACAACCAGCGCGGTTTCGGGGCATTGAACACCGGGACCGGCAATTTCGGACTGTTCAACTCGGGCAACAACAACATCGGCTTCTTCAACTCCGGCGACGGCAACGTCGGCTTCTTCAACTCCGGAAACGGCAACACCGGGTTCGGCAACGCCGGCAACTTCAACACCGGCTTCTGGCACGCCGGCAATTCCAATACCGGCATTGGAAGTGCCGGGAACTCCAACTTTGGACTGGGCGACGGCGGCAGCTACAACTCCGGTAGTTTCAACGCAGGTTGGAGCAACACCGGCTTCGGGAATGCCGGCGCCGGAAACACCGGATTCTTGAACGCGGGGAATTCGAACACCGGCGTCTTCAACGGCGGTAGTTACAACACGGGCCTCTTCAACGGCGGCGACATCAATACTGGCGGCTTCAACGGCGGCAACCTCAACACCGGATTCCTCAGCGCCGTCAGTCAACCGGTCGCGAACTCCGGTTTCGGCAACGTCGGTACGAACAACTCGGGATGGGGCCACAGCGACCCCAACGGCAGCTACAACTCTGGATACAACAACTTCGGCATCGGCAACTCCGGCTTCTCCAACAGCGGTCCGGCTCTGCTCGCCGGGTATAACTCCGGCTTCGGCAACATCGGCACGAACAATGCCGGCTTCTCAAACAACGGCAACTTTTCGGCGGGCTACTCCAACACCGGCAACAACACCTCCGGCATCTCGAACTCCGGTAACGACAGCTCCGGTGGATTCAACACCGGCTCGGGACTTTCCGGCTTCTTCCGCTGA